In the genome of Oncorhynchus nerka isolate Pitt River linkage group LG4, Oner_Uvic_2.0, whole genome shotgun sequence, the window AACTGCTTAGTCCCGACAACAACCTTTCCAAAGGCACCTCGGCCAAGAAGCACAAAGTCAATGGCAAGACAAAAAAGAAAAGCACCAAGAAGAAAGATGACGACGCAGTGATCCAGAATGACGGCAAGGAGGACAAATCACAAACCACGGCTGAGGGCAACTCATTTCCGGGAGGGACCAACTGGATGGACGAAAGGGTCGAGGAGGCCAGTGCTGGCTCCTTCCCCTGTGGGTCTTGCAGCCAAGTCTTTTCCCAGGCCCTGCTCCTCAAGGCCCACATGAAGAAGCACCGCGGCTCCCTAGACCATGGCTGCCGCATCTGCGGCCGGCGCTTCCGCCAGGCCTGGTTCCTCCAGAGCCACATGCGGATTCATCGGGCCAAAAGCCAGCTGCGGGCTGGGGGTGGTGACAGCGGCGAGTCCCCGACAACCCTCAACGGGGTTCCCCGGGAGCCGGCGTCCCTGGTGAACGATGACTGTCTCTACGAGCTGTGTGCCGGCTGCGGCAACTTCTTTTACGACCGCAAGACCCTCCGGCTGCACGAGAGGGTCCACAAGCAGAGCCATACCCCCAACAAGCCACTGCAGCAAGACCCCGAAAATGGCTCGTCATCACCCGCCGCCAAGAGTCACTTCCTGGAATGCCTTAACCTCAGGGCAGCCGGGGCTGGAGAGGCAGCTATAGAGGGGAATCTTGGAAGACGGATCCCCGAGCTGGACCCGGTATGCAGTTACCAGGCCTGGCAGTTGGTCACCAGAGGGCATGTGGTTGAGGTGACAGATAAAAGTCTAGGCTGGGAGGAGAGGCTGGCGGATGCCGACGTGGTGTTTGACCAGGAGAAAGGCGAGTATGTGCCGCTGAAACAGGAGAAGCGGAAGAGGCAGCTGGACTCCTCCCAAAGCAGGAAGAAGAAAGGTTCCCAggatgttgttgttaatggtggTTGCGGTGGGATCTCCCACCAGCATGGTGACAGTAGAAATAGCCGCACCTTGTTGAATGGGCTCAGCCCAGAGACGTTTGGAATATTGCAGAAAAAGGTGAAAGATGGTCATCAAGCCAGCAAGCAAGCCACCAAATCAAACTCTTCCAGTCAGCCCAGCACACCAAGACAAGAAcattctctgtctgcctcttccATAAAGAGGAATAATATCAGGGACCCAACCTATGAAGGTAAGACAAAACCACACTATCACCTAGATTAGCAACAAGAATTCGATTTTCGTGAAATTACATGACAAAAGGCATCTTAGTTGTATTCACACTTCAAATCCTGATTGAAAAGGGAACATTTCTGAAAAAAGTAATCCTCAAAAGGAGCATTTTTcttggcgcagcagtctaaggcactgcatctcagtgctacaggcgtcactacagacaaggGGTTCGATCACAGGTTGTGTCGCAGCCAGCCGTGATCGGAagacccatgaggtggcgcacaattggcccagcgttttctgggttaggggagggtttggctggccgggatgtccttgtcccatcgcgctttagcgactccttgtggcgggctgggcacaAGCACGCTAACTTCGGTCGCCAGCTgaaaggtgtttcctccgacacattggtgcatctGGCTTCCGGGTCAAGAATCAGTGCGGCTTGGCggtgtcatgtttcagaggactcgtgactctcgaccttcgcctctcctgagtctgtaaGGGAGTTGCGGCGATGGAACAGTACTGTAACTACCACTTGGATATCACaaaaagggtaaaaaaaaaaataataatcagaACAATTTTCCTTACTctaacagtaataataatgaaATAATCCCCCCAAAAATTCAGACATTACCATATTtcgctggtcatccccaaagccaacacctactttggccgccttccagttctctgctgccgatGGCTGGAaccaattgcaaaaatcactgaagctggagacttatttcTCCTTCTCCAACTTTAAGCATCAGGGCagtttaccgatcactgtacctgtacacagcccatctgtaaatagcacacccaactacctcatccccatattgttattttgtttttgctcttttgcaccccagtatctctacttgcacatcatcatctgctcatctatcactccagtgttaatgctaaattataattatttcgcctctatggcctatttattgccttacctccctaatcttactacatttgcacacactgtacatagaccttttctattgtgttattgactgtacgtttattgttatcccatgtgtaactctgttttgtttttgtcgcactgctatgctttatcttggccctGTTCGcagttgagaacttgttctcaactggcctagctggttagataaaggtgaaataaaacaaataaaacatgGTTACATGGTAAATATGCTCATAAATAGCAACTCACAAGTTTGTAATAGTCTTGTAATGTTTGAAATTACACTCATGACATTGACAAGCAAAAAGTGATAGATATATGTATTATTCTGTAGCACTTTTCTCACATTTTGAAGTAGTATGGAAGTGGATGTCTTAGTTCAGTGTTCCAGTTAGAAGCAGTTGTCATGGAGCAGTACTCATACAGGTCAAATGGGTGTTCAACAGTTGCCTTTAGGGTGCCACTGCAAATTATATGGCTTTATGGCGCCATCGTGTGGCATGGATTGCCCATTCCACCCCTCATCCTACATAAAGGAATATGAAAGGCCCTTATACATCTGGTACTGTGAGGCATAAACCTTTCTGTACCATTCATATAGCTTGACATTTGTTTGAATGTTTTCTGGAATATACTTAAGGGTTCATGAAGGCTTCATTCAACAGTAAAAGTTAAGTTGGACATGAACACGGTTGAATTTAGCATGTATTGAAAATAGTTGAGTTGTTAGGCTAAATGACTAAAAAGGACTGATGAAAAGTAGCATTACaatgtccttctctctcatccacATGTTTGTGAAAGCTTATTAAATCTTCACACCTTGCTGAAGCTCATTTTCTTAAAATGTCTGTTTTTCAATGTGAGCTTAGTCTACCTGTACTCTGCTATCCACAGATACTAAGCCATACTTCTGCGAGCACTGTGACTTCCACACCAGCGACCCTTCTTGCCTCACGTTCCACATGCACAAGCTGCACAAGCACATCAGGGATGCACGTCATCACATACTGGAAGCAGTTATAGAAGACCCGAGCCACGGCACTCCCAAAGTCTCAGGTTACATGGAATATCTCCGGCTGAAGAGCACACTGCTCAGCCAGCCCTACTGGAATCCTCCTGGCCAGGAGAGGGCAGCATCGAGCGGACAGTCTGAAAATTCGAGGAGCCTAAAGGTCAAAGGGCAATCCTCTCAGGAATCTATCATCAACGCCAGCCTCCTCAACCTGTCTGCCCCGCCCGAGGGCCAGCAGGAGGATAGTGATGCAAACCCTGTGGCAGCGCTGTCCGAGGGTAAGCTAGTCAGACACCAGTGTCCGTTCTGCACCCACACCACCCATTACCTGGAGGTGCTGTGGATCCACCAGCGTGTGGCCCACAGGGTGGATAGTGGCAGCTCCCTGGCCCCCAAGTGGGCCCCCTACGTCACCTGTTTCAAGGGCTCCAAGGCTGCTGGACGACGCACGGGGCCCCCGCCTTTCCTGGAAGGAAAAGACTGCCCAGCGCTCCCAGTGCCCCGGTCCCAGCGCACCAAAACCCCAGGTTCCACTGCCACGCAACCTTCAGGTGGAGGCACCAAGAGGGCAAAGACCCACACAAGCACCACAACTACTACTGTCCAGTCCAACACCAGCCAGGCCATGGTGTCAGGGTCACGTACCTCCACAAGGTCACCCACTGGTGGTGGGAAGTTGCTCCTACCTCAAAAGAAGAGGTTGTCAAGCCTCCCAAACCATACGGGGGAGGTGGCAAATAAGAGCGCCCGATCAAAAACAGAAGCCCACCCTAAAGTTCCTGccgccaccaccaccgccgcctcAACCAGCATCCGAGGATTCTCCCAGCAGTCGACAAGCAGACCCAAATCTGGAAGCCATCATCGGGCTGCTGCCGGGGGAAGCCTGCTTCCGCAAGAGGGCCTCGGCTTTATTCTCGCCAGGAACCATGGCAGGGCTGACCACACATCCCATCTTACCCCAGACAGAACTCACTTACACCCCCAGCCCCATCCACACCCACACAGCCATCCACAGGATCCCCCTGCAGCCCTGAAAGGTCAAGACCTTTGGTCAGTCACAAACATGTTTGGGGCGCAGGGCAGCAGTGGGTACCTGGCACCCACCACCGCCTTCGGCCATGGGAAGAGGGAGTTGACTGCTGGGGACAGCAGAGACACCCCGGTGGACATGGACATCCTGGGTCTGTTGAAGAACTACAACCCCCACGACCTGGCAGCTCTCTACCAGCACTGGGGCTTTGTAGATCCCAGGCTTGACCAACAAGGTAAGGGGGGGATTGAGTGTTGGGTAATGTAGTCCTTTTTtcctaccttttatttaactaggcaagtcagttaagaacaaattcttagttacaatgacagcacagtgggttaactgccttgttcaggggcagaatgacagatgttttaccttgtcagcttagggatttgatctagcaacctttccgttactggccatacgctctaaccactaggctacctgcggcccCAATGCCATTAATGACAATGGCAttgattttgtatttttattattgTTCACCACAGCCCTACATAattcagcatgtagaggaagagTAATATGCATTCACAAAACTGACCATGTACTGCACACTCAGGTCACTTTGAGAGTAGCAGCTCTAACCTGCAGCCTGTCGTCGTAGATCCCATCATCATCCTCTTTAGCCCTTTGAGTCACATGTAATAACGTGACCTTTTGTAGTATGagtttttcatttcatttgtcCGCCGCCTTTTCTGTTTTTCTACGAGTGTTTTGGCATGAATGCTAATAGCTTGGGGGAAACATGTTTACCAAGGCCGACAGAAGGACATTGCATGTTTCTGCCGGTGATAGTACCAGTCAAGGAATAGGTCTCTCTTTCTGCTGtcgacctgtgtgtgtgtgtgtgtgtgtgtgtgtgtgtgggtgtgtgtgtcacagtggacagggaggacggctcataataatggctggaacagagtattttggctggaatggagtgattgGAATAGTATCAAACACATGAATGTGTTTAATAGCAttacattcactccattccagccattattatgagccgtcttcCTCTCAGTAACCTCCGCTGGTGTACCAGTATGTGCGTGCATGGATCACAGtgacacagatgggcagtgggcACCCAGTACTGTGTGACAAGgataagggtgtgtgtgtctgagcgagagaaagggagaatgaaAGAGGTGGCATCGaggctacagacacacacacacacacacacacacacacagtaaattcCACTCCCAGAACATCAGAGACCTGACACAATTGGGGTGACAGCAGGAGAAAGAGCAGTGAGCaagtacagggaaagagagggagaaacaacaaGGAGCGAAAGAGTGACCTAGTGAGAGGGATatgcagacatagagagagaaaaagagcaagAGGAGGACATGTGACACGGGAGCGCTGGCCAAAGGCACATCAGAggccaggcagtttaatttgcgGTAATATATGCGTTACTTCCCAGGCAGCcaggggctgtgtcagggctgtCAGATTTGGTACGAAAGTTGTCATCCACTGCTCTGAATGAAGCCCACCCCTCCCCATCTTAATGGCACATCGGAAGTACTAATGAGCCCAATACTCTGTGGCTTAGGTGTTCTAGCGGTTAGCGTCACTGCCTCCAGCACACATGTATACCTGTGTCTGCATGAGTTCAAATCTAACCCACAGCCCTTTGTCACTCTCCTATTCTTTACACGCTATCACTCTGACTTTATTCTGTTCAATAAAAAAATCTGAAAGAAAAaccctaactagctagctagctagctactgtttcTGCATAATACGTGCCTGCTGCACAGCGCCAGTAAAAAGATTGGATAAGTTAACATTGCGTGAGATAAACAATTTATCAATGGAACAGGTTCCAACACTGCAAttagagctagctggctagctaacgctAGCATACTTTAGCAGGTCAGCTGCAAtggtagatagctagctagcatataCTCAATGAACAAAGCAAACTATCTAGCTCGAACAATAGAGGAAAGAGTGTGgtgttaatgttttttttttaaactggtaCCAAACGGAGTATGTTCCTTAGATAATCCATCTGGTCCGACGGTGTTCGGCATTCGGCGTTCCTATGCATTCTTGTGTTCAGACTTTTGATGGTAACAACCCAGAATTGGATTGCTGCAAGCAGAGGATGAATGGATTGGTGCAAGAGCAGATTTGCACGCACAAAAAcacatacccccacacacacaaagtgtGTTGTGCCTGTGAATGccagtctgcctgtgtgtgtgcttttgtccTTGGATGGCAGTCCCTCAACTTTGAACAAACACATTTGCTTGTGACACTGACCTGTGAAAATGTTTATACATGATTAATCAGATGTCAGTTATGGGGGATGTACAGTAattggtgtgtgtgcatgctaaTGCGATGCCTGACCACCAGCACAGTGACCattggtcctctgtagctcagttggtagagcatggggctTGCAAAGCCAGGATAGTGGTTTTGATTCCCTGGACCAcacatatgtaaaatgtatgcacttaTAACTGACTAAGTTGCTTTTGATAAAAGTGtcagctaaatggcatatatatatatatatatatatatatatatataatatatatatatatatatatatatatataaacacacacacacagtaccagtcaaaagtttggacacacctactcattcaagggttttagaaaaaattctacattgtagagtaatagggtagacttcaaaactatgaaataacacatatggaatcatgtagtaacaaagtgtttagcaaatcaaaatatattttagattctttaaagtagccaccctttgccttttatgacagctttgcacactcttggcattctctcacccGACCTataattattttccaacagtcttgaatgagttcccacatatgctgagcacttgttggctgcttttccttcactctgaagtccaactcatcccaaaccgtcTCAACTGGTTTGAGGTGCGAGTTCTCCCACTAAAAAATATGAGAGggctgtaattttcattataggtacacttcaactatgacagacaaaatgagaaaaaaaaaatccagaaaatgacattgtaggatttttaatgaatttatttgcaaattatggtggaaaataagtaagacacatgcacatttgtggcctgctggaggtcattttgcagaggtctggcagtgctcctcctgctcctccttgcacaaaggcggaggtagcggtcctgctgctgggttgttgccctcctacggcctcctccaagtctcctgatgtactggcctgtctcctggtagcgcctccatgctctggacactacgctgacagacacagcaaaccttcttgccactgctcgcattgatgtgcatatatatatatatatagcccacAAATCAATTGAAAACCAAAAACAAGCCATCGCTTTTTCCCGCTTGTCACTCCAAGGCAATATTACCCTGGAATCTAAACGGAATATTTCCCTAAAAATACAACAGATACCTTAACTTACTGTGATATTATTAGGTTCAGTTTTTTCTTCTAACTTTTCATTGTGAAGGTCTTGGGATTCTGAagtgttgctctgtctctcttgttTCTACA includes:
- the LOC115128479 gene encoding zinc finger protein 516-like, with product MEVVSKQERADQSKADAVKSDQEGDNAMASGHSCGLCGRSFPLLSSLSQHMRRHTGEKPYKCPYCEHRAAQKGSLKVHIRSHKLGLFSRSLGKKEEEGKKREGEVEEDGEQGQTQRDPQQLLSPDNNLSKGTSAKKHKVNGKTKKKSTKKKDDDAVIQNDGKEDKSQTTAEGNSFPGGTNWMDERVEEASAGSFPCGSCSQVFSQALLLKAHMKKHRGSLDHGCRICGRRFRQAWFLQSHMRIHRAKSQLRAGGGDSGESPTTLNGVPREPASLVNDDCLYELCAGCGNFFYDRKTLRLHERVHKQSHTPNKPLQQDPENGSSSPAAKSHFLECLNLRAAGAGEAAIEGNLGRRIPELDPVCSYQAWQLVTRGHVVEVTDKSLGWEERLADADVVFDQEKGEYVPLKQEKRKRQLDSSQSRKKKGSQDVVVNGGCGGISHQHGDSRNSRTLLNGLSPETFGILQKKVKDGHQASKQATKSNSSSQPSTPRQEHSLSASSIKRNNIRDPTYEDTKPYFCEHCDFHTSDPSCLTFHMHKLHKHIRDARHHILEAVIEDPSHGTPKVSGYMEYLRLKSTLLSQPYWNPPGQERAASSGQSENSRSLKVKGQSSQESIINASLLNLSAPPEGQQEDSDANPVAALSEGKLVRHQCPFCTHTTHYLEVLWIHQRVAHRVDSGSSLAPKWAPYVTCFKGSKAAGRRTGPPPFLEGKDCPALPVPRSQRTKTPGSTATQPSGGGTKRAKTHTSTTTTTVQSNTSQAMVSGSRTSTRSPTGGGKLLLPQKKRLSSLPNHTGEVANKSARSKTEAHPKVPAATTTAASTSIRGFSQQSTSRPKSGSHHRAAAGGSLLPQEGLGFILARNHGRADHTSHLTPDRTHLHPQPHPHPHSHPQDPPAALKGQDLWSVTNMFGAQGSSGYLAPTTAFGHGKRELTAGDSRDTPVDMDILGLLKNYNPHDLAALYQHWGFVDPRLDQQAILQYNGHFGNEVHSSTEASKQVSGRSSTSTTSLRKGT